From a region of the Pectobacterium aquaticum genome:
- a CDS encoding type II toxin-antitoxin system RatA family toxin, whose translation MPKISRSALVPFSAEQMYKLVNDVASYPAFLPGCTGSRVLSSSEGEMIAAVDVSKAGISKTFTTRNTLTHNQNINMQLVDGPFRQLGGDWHFTPLSADACKVELHLEFEFTNALIELAFGKVFKELAGNMVQAFTQRAKEVYRVRNAG comes from the coding sequence ATGCCAAAGATAAGTCGTTCCGCACTGGTGCCATTCAGTGCGGAACAGATGTACAAGCTGGTGAATGATGTCGCTTCTTACCCCGCGTTTTTACCGGGCTGTACGGGGAGCCGTGTGCTCTCTTCCTCAGAAGGAGAGATGATCGCCGCAGTCGATGTTTCCAAAGCCGGTATCAGCAAGACATTTACTACACGTAATACGCTGACGCACAACCAGAATATCAATATGCAACTGGTCGATGGCCCCTTCCGTCAGTTGGGGGGCGACTGGCATTTTACGCCGTTAAGCGCCGATGCCTGTAAAGTCGAGCTGCATCTGGAATTTGAATTCACCAACGCCTTGATTGAACTCGCTTTTGGCAAAGTATTCAAGGAACTGGCAGGAAATATGGTGCAGGCTTTCACGCAGCGAGCAAAAGAGGTCTACCGTGTCCGCAATGCAGGTTGA
- the smpB gene encoding SsrA-binding protein SmpB produces MTKKKAYKPGSATIAQNKRARHEYFIEEEFEAGLALQGWEVKSLRAGKANLSDSYVTFMNGEAYLFGATITPLNVASSHVVCDPIRTRKLLLNKRELDSLFGRVSREGYTVVALSMYWKNAWSKVKIGVAKGKKDHDKRDDIKEREWKLDKARIMKNANR; encoded by the coding sequence ATGACAAAGAAAAAAGCATACAAACCCGGTTCCGCCACCATTGCGCAGAACAAGCGCGCCCGTCACGAATACTTCATTGAGGAAGAATTTGAGGCTGGCCTTGCGCTGCAAGGATGGGAAGTCAAATCACTGCGCGCAGGCAAAGCAAACCTCAGCGACAGCTATGTCACCTTCATGAACGGTGAAGCTTACCTGTTTGGCGCAACGATCACGCCGCTGAACGTGGCTTCATCACACGTGGTGTGCGATCCAATACGCACGCGCAAACTCCTGCTCAACAAACGCGAGCTGGATTCACTGTTTGGCCGCGTCAGTCGTGAAGGCTACACGGTCGTCGCGCTATCCATGTATTGGAAAAATGCCTGGAGCAAAGTCAAAATCGGCGTGGCTAAAGGTAAAAAAGATCACGACAAGCGTGATGACATCAAAGAACGTGAATGGAAGTTAGACAAAGCCCGTATCATGAAGAACGCCAATCGTTAA